ATGCGACCAtgttagtagaaacaagaaagtTGCACATAAAGCATTTTGGTCAAAATACAGCATAGAAAGGCAAGCACATGAGCTATACAACATTGGAATATTCAGGAAATTGCAGTTTAAAATGGCAGACACAATAAGGCTGCATGTCTTTGAGCAAGAAAAGGACAAATACTACATTGTGACACAAGCTGAAAACTACCCCCAAAAGGAAATCCGTAAAAGGTTGTACCTAGTGCAAGTTGGAATAAAATAAGAAGAATACTCTTGCATCTGTTGCGCATTCCAAAAAGATGGCCTGCTGTGCTCGCACATACTTCGAGTGATGATCCATCTCAACATCGAGAAGATACCAGAAAAGTACATCATTGACAGATGGAGGAAAAATGACTACAAGCTTGATATTACAAAGACACCAGCTGTTGCAGCTGAGAACTCCACACTAAGGTACAATGTGTTAGCAAGGAAATTGGTGCATGTGGCATCAATAGCttcgaggaagaagaggaaatATGAGTATCTGTTGGGAGAATTAGACAGGATACAGAAAAGGTTACGGGAaatggatgatgaagaagaaaCAATGGATGAGGGGCAAAGTGCAGCAACAAGAACAGTTACATTTGTGCCAACAgcgggagagggagaaggaacaACATCAACATTCACAATTCAAGACCCAGATGTAGCAAAGACAAAAGGCAGACCAAGGATGCTAACTATTCGTGAAGCAATAAAGCAGAACAAGTTCTACAAATGTTCACACTGTGGATCGCAAAAACACACAGTAAAGAATTGCACGAACCTTGACAAGGTGTACAACAAGCCTAAAGGGAAACAACCTAAGCAGTCAAACCCAAGGAATGTCAAGAAAGGTAAGTACAAAAAATTGAAATGAGCTCTACTTGATTGCAAGTATATAATTTAATACCACTCATTGGATACAGGTGGAGAAAACAAACGAAGTAGCCAGAGCAGCAACGGCAAGAAGAAGAGCACACCAACAACACAACACAACCCTGGAGCACAACCCTCCGGAGGAAGTGAAGAAAACAATTGACCATGACATGAGGGAAATGTGAAAAGACAAGATGACAAGGCAAGAAAGTGAAGATGAGTAGTAGGGATAAAGTGTTAGGAAAAACTAGTAGTGAACAAGGAATGTACTGTGATGGAAAAGCAGTGTTGCTACCTATTTTTGAATTCATTGTTGGTCATCAACGATTATCAGTGTTGCTACCTAATTTCGTTGTTTTACTGTAATTGAGAGGAGTGTTGCTACCTAATTTCGATCTGTTTTGACCGAATTAAACTACAATACATACATTTCAACAAAAATGTAAAAGAAGCCTATAGTACATTTCAGAAATATGTGGGAGAGGGGAATGTACCTGACAAAGACTGAAGAGAACAAAGATGGTGAGTTAAAATCGACGAGATGATCAATAAAAGAACAAATGAGGATGCAGATTCTTCGCCTACAAAACACATATCAACGTCAAAAACTGTGAAAATTAGGGAAATTACATAAACTTTACATCCTACATACAATGACTACAAAGACATGAACAATGATATTACACTCAAATTCCGAAGTGGTTCCACTGTAAAATATGGGGTAAATATAGTGTGGACACCAAAACATTAGTAACACTTTGAAATCCATTGACTTTGTAGTGATTGTTAAATACATTGAAAATACAGTGGAAATCAATGTACAAAAGACAAATGGAATTTACATTAATTTATGCATGAACTTACACTCTAAAACTTTGTTAATGCTTACACTCTAAAAACGCATGAACTTACAGTGTAAATTTCCTAGGACTTACACTGTAACTTCCAAAAGTTTACAGTGTAAGTCCTAGCAAGCCTCTGAATTTACAGTGTGGGAAAGAAGCATAAGAAGATGGAAAACCTACATAAATTCATGGGAATAAACATAGAAAAATCTGCGGTAAACTACACTACTAAAAAAATACAGTAACAAAGAACCAAAATTACACtgcaaaacaaaagaaactagCTAGTAGGACAAAAAGGCACGCCCAAACTTAAACACAAAGGAAAAAATGAAAAAGCCTAGCAAGCATTCTTTTACCTGAAAAAAATTGAACTTGTAACTTTAACAATCTGAATTTAATTATTGGGGGGCTTTAGAAAAGAATTAAACCAACCCTGCAATAACAAACAAAAAGACAAAAAATGATTAGAATATACTAAACACcccaaaaaggaaaaaacaaagaTAAAAGAATTTGTTGGGAGGAAATTAACCTTGATAACCCAAGAACGTCCAACTGCCGCTGAAGCAACCATGCTTAATAATacattaaaaaataaaaaataaaatcaaACAACCACTAAAAGGAACAAAAAAACAACAGATAGAACAAAAAAGAGACAATGAAACCATCCTCCTCATACTACTCTGTAAAAAAGGTCACTAATTCACAACATTAAAAATCAAAACAGCCGTCCAATACACCATACATGACATGTAGGACAAAGTGTACAAAATTGTCGCATTTAATCACACTATTGAAAAAAAAACAATGCCAACAGTACTACTATCTAAAAATCTCTCGAAATGCCTAGTTTTAAGCAAAGCCTTCAAATGCCGGAAATGCATCTTCCAGGAACACCTAAGCCTTGGCCTGTACAAAAAAAACAGACTTTAAACTACTTCAACAAAGaataaaacacatcaaaccaaaaatcaaaagaaaagcATACCAAAAAAAACTCACATCATCAAAGAAGTGTGTGACAAAAGTCTTGTCGACACTGTTGAAACCACTGAAATACAACTCATTTGCCAATCTGATTCTTATGTTGTCAACATCAGATGCGCCGAACATATTGCCAATTGGGGTCCTAGGAGTCCAGTGCTTCAGGTACATGATCGTAAAAACACCACAATCATCCctggaaaagaaaaagaaacccGTGAAGATAAATGGACAAAAGACACACCCAAAATGGAAAAATGGAAAAATACATACCAATTATTTTGCTGAGGAAGAGTAGGATACACAATGTCAAAATTCTCAAAGTCGATGCGCTTACGCAGTATAGGAGTCACAAACTGATCCCAGATTGTTATGAAATTTGCAATCTAGATTGAAAGGATGGAATAATAATGAGTGCAACAACACAAGGGGAAAAGTAAAAACTCATGAATAACTAAAAGGGAAAAATACGTTTGATTACCAATTTGTCACGGATTCCCAGATGAAAATGATTCTTTGCCCCGTACAGAGAATCAAGAAATGCAAAAGCCCTCTCCTTCAAGCAAACAACAAAGGTAAACCAATGGTTCTCCTGTCCAATGGGAAAGAATAACTGCAGACCAAAATCCAGAACAAATTAGACTTCAACAGTGAAAAAAATAACTAAAAAGAACAAAAAACAATAACGAGACACACAAACTAAAAAATGAAGCATAAAAGAACTAACCAGATCACTTCTCCACATTGGGAAAGCACTGTTAGCACCAGTAAAAGCGTTGCCTACAATATCAACATCAGTGCCTCTCAGGATGGTTTCCTGAAAAAAAGAGAAGAGATTATAACTACAAATCTGAAAAACGAAAAGGAAGATAAAACCACAGTTAAAATGCTTAAATAAAAAATGCCACAAAATAACAAAAGAATGACATACTACAACATACCCCGACATAAGAGAAAAAGAAATGTTTCTTTGATACTGACGGGTGAGCTTGTTTGAACAGATAACGACAAACGCACAAAATCAAGAAATTATCCACATGTTCTCTTGACTTCAAAGTTGCAAGATTACGATAGCTACAGTAGGCTCGGTCATATCGAATTGCTTCATACCTGTGAAAAAAACCCAAAGAAGAAATATATTCACACTGGGAAAGGAGGTAAAAATTAGAACCTACTAAAATGACAGCTACAAACACTACCAATCTAAAAAGAAATTCAAACATTAGCATTTGATAAATCATatagaaaaaaggaaaaataCACAAGGCCAGCAAAACGTACTTGCACCAACTTGCATGATTTCCAATTTGCACCATTGCGAGGTGGTGTCGCCTTTCTTTAGCAGTAACAGGAAACTTGTTACCCTGAGCAACATAAGGATCCGAGTTAAATCTACCTGGTAAAACCATCCTGCGAGGTTGATGACCACCAGATGAACCACTAGGAAAAATGAAAGATGCGCCATCAGCTTTTGGAACTTGAGCAGGAGAGAGATCTCTAGAGGCATTGCCGAAAGACAAGATTTCTACTTCTGGACTAGCAGCAGCCTGAAAACATCACAAAAAGTAGcagaaggaaaaataaaaaaaggatgAAAATAAAAGGAAATAGGATGACTAAATTATAAAAAAGATGAAAACAATAGAAAAAGGAAGAGAAATTGCAATTACTTTTTGATTCTTAGGGAAACGACTAATTGACTGAGCTTCTACCAAGTTGAAGTTGTTAAGCTTGTTGTAAGCAGCATCATTAGATCTTGAAAGGTCTTTGCATCTATCAACAAAACTGGAACTCCCAACAATTTGAACATCGTCTACTGCCTTCTAAAAACATACATTGAGAAAAACATGGAAGAAATACCATTAGATTAAGAGATGCAATAACTAACTATGCTGCAACTACCAACAGAGACACCATAAGACTATAGTGTAAAAAACTCTACTCAATTACTATAAGCTCACAAAAATTACGGTGTAGAACTCTACACAATTACAGCATAAACCCTATGCTGAATTACAGTGCAAAACTCCAAGAAAATGCACTGTCAAGAAGTCTAGGAAAAATACACTGTAATCCCCACCAAAATACAGTCCACACAAAAAACAGGGCACAAACTCTGCTGATTTTTACACTGTAAGCCCTAGGGATAATTACAGTTCAAAAATACAGTGCAAACCTCTACCAAACTACAATGTAAAAGCCTCAGGAATTACATTGCAGAGTTACAGCATTCAAACACACAACTTACAGTGTAAAACTCTACTTAATTACAGTgtaaaattctgaaaaattataTTGTCAGCCACACTCAAATTACAGTACTAAACACACAACTTACACTGTAAATTTATGGATAATTACATAGAAAGTAATGCAAAACAAACAACCCCCAAACCATACATTGCAAGGAAAAACTATATTAGATTACATTACAAAAATTCTGGAGATTTACAGTCAACAAATAGCAGTCATTCAATATCATGCTAACTGCAGTATAAAACTCCATCGAGCTAAGTCAACCACACAAATGCAAAGTGAAGCATGCTTACAGTGAACTTCACACATACAAATACAGAGTCATCATGCAAAAAAACACTCAAACTATGGGGGATACaatttaaaacagagataaactGAGAATCATAGACCAAAAGCATACAAAAAAACATGGCAAAAAAGAATCAATAAACAAAAATCATAAAGAAAAAACACCAAACCTGATCATTAATGTGGCTTGAGGAGAAATATGACTTTGAAACTTCATACGGAGGCAACTTCACCATTTCAATGCAATCCTGTTAACAAAAAAAAGAAGGGACAAACAGAAAATCagaaataaaaaacaaaaaaacatctACTAAACGAGAAGACAAGACTTAAAGTTCAGAAATAATTACCTCATCATTCGCATGATCAATCGAACTCAAGAATCTTTGAACAACATACTGAGAGCACTCAACGTCATCACCTGATATAAAACAAATGAAACATACAAAATCAATACTGAAAAAAACATGGAAAATCGAATGAAACAAAAAAATAGCATAAAACGACAAACAAAAGAGGTAGATGCTAACCACATTACGGAACCGCTGCGTCAAACGAGTAGGAACCAGAGGCGACAGTCCACCAACAGAAGAGATACCCTCTTTAACTTTGGGTTGTTCAATGGAATCTTCAGGATGCGATTGGACACCAAGAGAGCGACTGAAATCGGCAAAACTTGGTTTTCGAAAATCAGTGACAACAACCTTGCGCTCACGCTTCTTATCAAGACCGGCTGCACAAAAAACACAAAAGATGGTCAGCTACAaacaaaaagaaaatgaaaactatGCCCTGGAAATAATTAAACAAACAATTACCTGATTGCATCAAAGAAGAACCTACAGCAGGAAGTGGACAGTGCATTGTTGAAGGGGATACACCTACAAAATGAAAAAAACAGGAACACATGAACAACAAGAGAAAATCTAAAAAGAAGAACCCACGGGAGAACGCAAAAaatacaaaaaagaaaaagaagtggAAAAATCAAACCTATAGCATCAGAAGCACTTTTTGCACAAGATAGAGGAGCCATTGGAATTGCACCTTCAGCATTAGCTTCATTCACCACACTCTgtcaaacaaaaacacaaaaaatGATTAGTGCAAAATGCATcaaacaaataaaaaaacataAACTATTGTTACTAGACAAATACCTCAACACACACCTTAGGAGCTGGAGATGAGCTAGATAATACTACTGGATTGACGAAATCCCCATCCGAAATAACATTTTCATTCAGATTGGGGATTGGGGGCTGGGCTTGAGAAGACGGCTTTTCGAcaacattttcaaagttttttCAGCAATGAAAGAGTGAATAGAAACAGACTTTTTGCCTTTCAAAAGGATAAAGAAACAAACACTAACATgagcaaaaaacaaaacaaatcatacaataaaaaaattacataaaaaatagaaaataaagacAAAATCAAAGAGAAACATTAAGAAAAGAAACTAACCAAAAGAGAAGTTGCTCAGAGATTGAAATTCACTTGGAGAAAATTTTGGTGTAGCAATAGAATTCGCAATCAAAGGTGAGTTTGCTATGCAATCAAGAACATCAATTACAAGAGATTCTGACCATTCTACAAATAGCTTAGGCTTGTCTTTGTTACTAGCTTTAACAAGGTCTATAACTACCTGAGCAGcctgaaaaagaaaaagaattgAGTAAACCCACAAGTTAGAAAAGGCAAAAAAGAGCATAATCATAACTATGCTAACCTCTAACCCAAAACGAGCACCAAATGATTTATGGACATTCATTTCGAAAAGTTTGGCATTGCAAAAGGGAACATCACCATCCTTGCTTGCTGAAGATTTCTCGATAGACTGCTACAATGACAAAAAAAAGTTGTCATCACAACATACAGAGAAACTAACATCAAAAACAACAAAAAGGAGAAAAGCAAAAAACCAACCTTCGGATGAACTGAAGCACACAGCTGCTTTAGAGGCCTCTTACCAAAAGAACGGCTATTGTTTCTATCGAGCTCTGAAAATTGCTTAACTTTGTTGCCTCTCCAGGCTAGGATCCGAGGCTTTACATCAGAGACAGAGTGAATACCAAAATTAAGTTGGTCGAGGTAACAAACCTAGAAACATAAGAACAAAATAAAAAGATTAAAATGACTATAACATCACAAAATCAAactaaaaaaaaggaaaaagagaaGAACAATAACAAGACTTACAGCAAAAGCGTAGTGACAACCGCCAAACGTCACTGATCTTTTGGAAGCAACTTTAGTGGAATCCTTGAACTTTTTTATGCAACTCAACAGCCACTCATAAACAAATTTTGACAGATCATAGTTACGCACAGAAGGACAATCCCGGAAGATGTGAAGGTACTTTGGGCTAGGACTGAGGCTAGAGTTGGGACAAAGGAATGATGAAAAAGCAACAATCATGAAACAGATAAAGACATCTTCATCAGGCAACTCGACCGTGGTTGATTTTAGCTTGTTAGCAAAGACGGACACGGGAGGAATACTGGTCAAGTTGAAGTGAGAGAGGATAAAATCACGGCCGGATTCAACATCACACACAAGTGGCTCACCATCTACTGGAAGGTCGAGGATGTCATGAATATCATACTTGGTCATTGGGATAAATTTCTTTTTGAGCTGGAATTCAGATGAAAGGACATCAAACCTACTGGCGAGCCACTTCACTAACCTAAGGGGCACCTCGGTCCTAAAAAACTCTAAGAGACAGCCCATGCCATATGTCTGGACAACATCTCGATACCTAGAACACCATCAACAACACCAGAGAAGAACTTCCCAGAATATCTAGTGAAAGTAGCACAAGTAGGGTAATCGCTAGAGCGTTTCTGCCTCTACAAAAACAACAAAAGAGAAACACCATATCAACCACTCAAAATAATTACTTCGCATTACTATTACTAAGTACAGAAAATACTTTACAGATACATCAAAAAATACAGCTACTAAAATAATTGGACTTACACTAGAAAATAGCAAAAACAACATGAGTGAAAACACATATCAAACCAGTCAAAAAATAGCTTCAGATTACTATTACTTAGTACAAAATGAACATTGCAATACATTGAAAAAATGCAGTTACTAATAATTGgactaacactacaaaaaaaattcaTTAAGATAGAACTTCAACCATTTTTCTTTCAGAAAGTAAAAACTGctgaaaacaaaaaagaaaatagGAACTAACCGAATTCCTCCTTGAAGCAGATGATAATTTCCTCTTGAGGCATTTTACTTTCTGAAAACGTAACAAAAACACAACTATCACGCATCagaaaaaatgtaaaaaaaatgaaacaagaatGAAAAGTCCTAGATAAAATAAAACATACTCGGTTAAGATAGAACTTCAGAAGAGCTTTGTCAAACCCTCCTTCGTCACCAGATAATTCCTGCAGAAAAAAGGAAAATCATTAGGCACAGGGAAAAAGAACCATCTTCTGCAAAAATCATAGACAAAATAAAAAAGaagcagaaaataaataaataccATAGACACAGGCAAAGAACCATCTCCTGCAAAATCATCAGGCACAAATGCTCCACCTCCAGAATCAGCACTATCTAAAGATGATACTACAGGAACATCCCAATGGCAAACTTTCTGTAGCTTGCCCATTTAAAcctaaaaaaggaaaaaacaaaaacataAGTAACAGTGAAAAAGCATCCAACTAAAACTCAAAAATACAAATGTAAGTATACAACATAATGCACTGTCATTACATTGTAAAAACTAGCACAACTACATTATAAGCATTGGACAAAAAATATACTGTAATTACAGTATAAACCTAGCACAACTGCATTGTAAGTATTGAACAAAATTACACTGTGATTGCATTGAACAAAAACAGAAATTACATTGTAAGACTAGCACAACTACACTGCGTATTGGACAAAAAATACACTGTAATTACAGTGTAAAACTAGCACAACTACACTGTAATTACAGTGTAAAAACTAGCACAACTACACTGTAATTGAACAATAAAACACACTGAGATTATACAGTAAAAACTACCACAATTACAGTGTAAAAACTAACAGAAATTACACTGTAAGACTAGCACCATTATACTGTAAATGAGTGGGTTTGCAATGCAAAACTAGCACAACTACACTGTGAGTATTGGACAAAAAATGCACATAAATTACAGTGTAAACCTAAGCACAACTACACTGTAATAGAACAAATAAATACACTGAGATTACACCTGTACAAACTAGCACAATTACATTGTAAAAACTACCAGAATTTACACTGTAAAAGGCTAGAACCATTATACTGTAAATGAGTGCATTTACACTGCAAAACTACCATAAAAAGAACACTGTAAAACCTAAGAGACATTACATTATAATACTGGAACAAAAAGGACACATAAAGTCAGAGAAATACACTATAATTACACTAAAGTGGATATACTGAAACTATGACATGAACTACagaacaaaacaacaacattcaAAAATTATAGGCTGGCATCAGCTTTAGGATCTTCAGAAAA
The sequence above is a segment of the Aegilops tauschii subsp. strangulata cultivar AL8/78 chromosome 6, Aet v6.0, whole genome shotgun sequence genome. Coding sequences within it:
- the LOC120966237 gene encoding uncharacterized protein isoform X2 is translated as MVKLPPYEVSKSYFSSSHINDQKAVDDVQIVGSSSFVDRCKDLSRSNDAAYNKLNNFNLVEAQSISRFPKNQKAAASPEVEILSFGNASRDLSPAQVPKADGASFIFPSGSSGGHQPRRMVLPGRFNSDPYVAQGNKFPVTAKERRHHLAMVQIGNHASWCKYEAIRYDRAYCSYRNLATLKSREHVDNFLILCVCRYLFKQAHPSVSKKHFFFSYVGETILRGTDVDIVGNAFTGANSAFPMWRSDLLFFPIGQENHWFTFVVCLKERAFAFLDSLYGAKNHFHLGIRDKLIANFITIWDQFVTPILRKRIDFENFDIVYPTLPQQNNWDDCGVFTIMYLKHWTPRTPIGNMFGASDVDNIRIRLANELYFSGFNSVDKTFVTHFFDDAKA
- the LOC120966237 gene encoding uncharacterized protein isoform X1, producing the protein MVKLPPYEVSKSYFSSSHINDQKAVDDVQIVGSSSFVDRCKDLSRSNDAAYNKLNNFNLVEAQSISRFPKNQKAAASPEVEILSFGNASRDLSPAQVPKADGASFIFPSGSSGGHQPRRMVLPGRFNSDPYVAQGNKFPVTAKERRHHLAMVQIGNHASWCKYEAIRYDRAYCSYRNLATLKSREHVDNFLILCVCRYLFKQAHPSVSKKHFFFSYVGETILRGTDVDIVGNAFTGANSAFPMWRSDLLFFPIGQENHWFTFVVCLKERAFAFLDSLYGAKNHFHLGIRDKLIANFITIWDQFVTPILRKRIDFENFDIVYPTLPQQNNWDDCGVFTIMYLKHWTPRTPIGNMFGASDVDNIRIRLANELYFSGFNSVDKTFVTHFFDDVSFFWYAFLLIFGLMCFILC